In Polynucleobacter sp. AP-Ainpum-60-G11, one DNA window encodes the following:
- a CDS encoding polyprenyl synthetase family protein, with protein MTSTVKTNELSQILAPIALDFKALDEVIRLRLASKVALIDQISTYIIQAGGKRVRPALLLLVSKALANGKETPHALELAAVVEFIHTATLLHDDVVDESTLRRGRETANAAFGNAASVLVGDFLYSRAFQMMVGPNDLRVMEILSDATNTIAEGEVLQLLNMNDPEVDEESYLRVIRYKTAKLFEASTELGAILTNVPDEFREQAAAFGRHIGTAFQLMDDLLDYTADASQMGKNAGDDLREGKPTLPLIYLLENGTTEERLLVRAAIEQNQDLPDDVFQQILSAVQNSGALDYTQAAAKREVDLALECLKDFPANEATTALHALCKYSLSRQT; from the coding sequence ATGACGAGCACTGTCAAAACCAATGAGTTAAGCCAAATTTTGGCCCCAATTGCCTTAGATTTCAAGGCCTTAGATGAAGTGATTCGCCTGCGATTAGCCTCAAAAGTGGCTTTAATCGACCAAATCTCGACTTACATCATCCAGGCGGGCGGGAAACGGGTTCGACCAGCCCTATTACTCTTAGTAAGCAAGGCCTTAGCCAATGGTAAAGAAACTCCCCATGCCTTAGAGCTGGCGGCCGTAGTGGAATTTATCCACACCGCCACCCTACTTCATGATGATGTCGTCGATGAATCCACCCTGAGAAGGGGTAGAGAAACTGCAAATGCTGCTTTTGGCAATGCTGCAAGCGTACTTGTGGGTGATTTTCTGTATTCCAGGGCCTTTCAGATGATGGTGGGGCCCAATGACCTCCGCGTCATGGAAATCCTATCTGATGCAACCAATACGATTGCTGAGGGAGAAGTTTTACAACTCCTCAATATGAATGACCCTGAAGTAGACGAAGAGAGCTATTTACGGGTGATTCGCTATAAAACCGCTAAGTTATTTGAAGCCTCCACCGAGCTGGGGGCAATTTTGACAAACGTCCCAGATGAATTCCGAGAGCAAGCTGCTGCATTCGGTCGCCACATTGGTACCGCCTTCCAGTTAATGGATGACCTTCTGGATTACACCGCTGATGCATCCCAAATGGGGAAAAATGCTGGCGATGATTTGAGGGAAGGCAAACCGACATTGCCGCTCATTTACCTGCTTGAAAATGGCACTACTGAAGAGCGCTTACTGGTTCGCGCCGCAATCGAACAAAATCAAGATTTACCAGATGATGTCTTCCAACAGATTCTGAGTGCAGTTCAAAATTCAGGTGCTTTGGATTACACCCAAGCCGCTGCGAAAAGGGAGGTTGATTTGGCGCTCGAATGCCTCAAAGACTTCCCTGCAAATGAGGCAACAACAGCATTACATGCCTTGTGCAAATACTCTTTATCTAGGCAGACCTAA
- the rplU gene encoding 50S ribosomal protein L21, giving the protein MYAVIKTGGKQYKVAAGEKLKIEQIPAEIGSEITLDQVLAVGEGASLKLGDPLVNGAAVMATVVSQGRHDKVTIFKMRRRKHYQKHQGHRQNYTEILINTIKA; this is encoded by the coding sequence ATGTACGCGGTCATAAAAACCGGTGGCAAACAGTATAAAGTTGCTGCAGGCGAAAAATTGAAAATAGAACAGATACCAGCGGAAATCGGCAGCGAAATCACTCTTGACCAAGTCTTAGCCGTAGGCGAAGGCGCTTCACTCAAATTGGGTGATCCATTGGTTAATGGTGCAGCTGTGATGGCCACTGTCGTCTCCCAGGGACGTCACGATAAAGTGACAATCTTTAAGATGCGCCGTCGCAAGCATTATCAAAAGCACCAAGGCCATCGTCAGAATTACACAGAAATTCTGATTAACACGATCAAAGCCTAA
- a CDS encoding HlyC/CorC family transporter, translated as MDTFFDDWPFIGQVALVIFLLALSGVFSMAETSMLSSNRHRLRAMANGGNAGAALAERLLKRIDSLLSVLLISNNLINTILPILVTGIALHIFGDSGLVLSIATLVVALLIIIFSEITPKVIGAAFPEKIASNVGWFILPLTFILKPLLWFINSFVSGLMKVLGLQASTDNRVMSKEELRSLVLESNRFVSAHHRNILLNLFNLENILVDDVMTPRSKIEILDLARPIDEVVEQLETCYHNKLPVCDGDSERIVGILSVKKALSLLGNAELNHEDFRCLLNEPYFIPSGTPVLQQMQFFQDNQQRLSLVVNEYGEVLGLVTFEDIVEELIGEFTTSFSNLSNDPHWLADGTYLASGTASLRDLNRLLNLDLPLDGPRTLNGLILEKLEAIPDYDVSIRIAGVVMEIVQFDEQGVKTVKLYRPLTQPNLD; from the coding sequence ATGGACACTTTTTTTGATGATTGGCCCTTTATTGGTCAAGTCGCATTAGTTATTTTCCTACTCGCACTATCCGGCGTCTTTTCGATGGCCGAAACCAGTATGCTTTCCTCCAATCGCCATCGCTTGCGTGCAATGGCTAACGGCGGAAATGCTGGCGCCGCTCTTGCTGAAAGACTATTAAAGCGTATTGATTCTCTGCTTTCAGTGCTGTTGATTTCCAACAACCTCATTAATACCATCCTCCCAATCTTAGTAACCGGCATTGCTTTGCATATTTTTGGCGATAGCGGTCTGGTATTGTCGATTGCCACTTTAGTTGTTGCACTACTCATCATCATCTTTAGTGAAATTACCCCGAAAGTAATCGGCGCTGCTTTTCCTGAAAAGATTGCCAGCAATGTTGGCTGGTTCATTCTTCCCCTTACATTCATTCTCAAGCCGCTGCTCTGGTTCATTAATAGTTTTGTGTCAGGATTAATGAAGGTCTTAGGATTACAAGCGTCAACCGATAACAGAGTAATGAGTAAGGAAGAATTGCGTAGCTTAGTTTTAGAATCGAATCGCTTTGTTTCTGCTCATCATCGAAATATTTTGCTCAACCTCTTCAATCTTGAAAATATTTTGGTGGATGATGTGATGACGCCTCGCTCCAAGATTGAGATATTAGATCTTGCTCGCCCTATTGATGAGGTAGTTGAGCAATTAGAAACCTGCTATCACAACAAATTGCCAGTATGCGATGGCGACTCCGAGCGTATTGTTGGCATTCTGTCTGTTAAAAAAGCATTGTCTCTGCTGGGTAATGCAGAGCTAAATCACGAAGACTTCAGGTGCCTGTTAAATGAGCCCTATTTCATTCCGAGTGGGACGCCCGTTCTGCAGCAAATGCAATTTTTTCAGGACAACCAACAACGGCTAAGCCTAGTTGTAAATGAATATGGCGAAGTACTTGGCCTTGTGACCTTTGAAGATATCGTTGAAGAACTGATTGGTGAGTTCACCACCTCATTCTCCAATCTTTCCAATGATCCTCATTGGCTTGCTGATGGCACCTATCTTGCGAGTGGTACTGCATCATTGCGCGATTTAAATCGATTATTGAATCTCGATCTTCCGCTTGATGGACCCCGCACCTTAAATGGTCTCATCCTAGAAAAGCTTGAAGCGATCCCCGACTATGATGTCAGCATTCGCATTGCTGGCGTAGTGATGGAGATTGTTCAATTTGATGAGCAGGGTGTAAAAACAGTGAAGCTTTATCGACCCCTCACTCAACCCAATTTAGATTGA
- a CDS encoding GspE/PulE family protein, with protein MSELLHDSHIIRAWHDIAVNALNTRATDIHIEARTQETVVRTRIDGRLELQNQFPIDLHERLITRIKILARLDIAEKRLPQDGRLVIGYDFSRPNIDCRVSILPTLHGEKAVIRILPSRLDELDLDQIGLLPEQLQTVQAAIAQTNGLILVTGPTGSGKTRTLYSYLSALNQVQRNICSVEDPIEIRLPGVNQIAYHPKAGLDFATIIRALLRQDPDVIMIGEIRDTESAQLAIQAAQTGHLVLSTLHTRNAMGALTRLKSLGIDQESIESCLRCVSSQRLIRKRCKQCNAIPQKAPCDLCKGSGYFGRIGVHEVLGSKHLFESAQALGIHSAAIRLLKTGLIDQISLESELGTWH; from the coding sequence TTGAGTGAACTACTGCATGACTCTCACATTATTCGGGCCTGGCATGATATTGCAGTTAATGCACTAAACACTCGGGCTACGGATATTCATATTGAGGCCAGAACTCAAGAAACCGTAGTGCGTACAAGAATAGATGGTCGGCTCGAATTACAAAATCAATTCCCCATTGATCTACATGAGAGACTCATTACGCGCATCAAAATACTGGCGCGCCTGGATATTGCAGAAAAGCGTTTGCCTCAAGATGGACGACTTGTGATCGGCTATGACTTTAGCCGACCCAACATTGATTGCCGCGTATCTATTCTGCCGACCTTGCATGGTGAAAAAGCGGTTATTCGTATCTTGCCAAGTCGCCTCGATGAACTAGACTTAGATCAGATTGGCTTGCTACCGGAACAACTCCAAACAGTTCAAGCGGCCATTGCTCAAACTAATGGATTGATTCTAGTAACGGGGCCAACCGGATCCGGTAAGACTCGAACCTTGTATAGCTACTTGAGCGCACTGAATCAAGTTCAGCGCAATATTTGCTCCGTCGAAGATCCCATTGAAATCCGACTTCCCGGAGTCAATCAAATCGCTTATCACCCAAAAGCAGGGTTAGACTTTGCGACAATTATTCGCGCTCTTCTTCGCCAGGATCCGGACGTCATCATGATTGGTGAAATACGTGACACAGAAAGTGCGCAGCTTGCCATCCAGGCGGCCCAAACAGGTCATTTAGTTTTAAGCACGCTGCATACGCGCAATGCCATGGGCGCTTTAACAAGACTCAAAAGCCTCGGTATCGATCAAGAATCAATTGAATCCTGTCTTCGCTGTGTCAGCTCTCAAAGATTAATTCGAAAGCGCTGCAAGCAATGCAATGCAATTCCACAAAAGGCGCCCTGTGATCTTTGTAAAGGATCGGGCTATTTTGGTCGCATTGGAGTACATGAAGTTTTGGGAAGCAAACATTTATTTGAATCAGCTCAAGCCCTAGGTATCCACTCAGCAGCAATACGATTACTGAAAACTGGCTTAATAGATCAGATATCTCTAGAGTCTGAGCTTGGCACTTGGCATTAG
- the rpmA gene encoding 50S ribosomal protein L27: MAQKKGGGSTRNGRDSESKRLGVKVFGGEQINAGSIIIRQRGTRVHPGMNVGIGKDHTLFALVDGQVEFGVKGALKKAQVSVLPRS; encoded by the coding sequence ATGGCACAGAAAAAAGGCGGCGGCTCGACACGAAATGGCCGCGACTCAGAATCGAAACGCTTAGGCGTTAAAGTTTTTGGCGGCGAGCAAATCAACGCTGGCAGCATCATCATTCGTCAACGTGGTACACGAGTACATCCGGGTATGAACGTTGGTATTGGTAAAGATCACACTTTGTTCGCCTTAGTTGACGGACAAGTGGAATTTGGCGTTAAGGGTGCTTTGAAGAAGGCCCAGGTTTCAGTTCTCCCGCGTTCATAA
- a CDS encoding fumarylacetoacetate hydrolase family protein — MAQWLRFQHQGKSGLGQIQGDQIAVYTGDLFNNPQATGESLMLSNVTIDIPCTPSKMVAMVDNFHALVTKLEHAVPAEPLYFLKGNNSFLAANQVIRTPKSYSGKVVYEGELGIVIGKPCHEVDESQAAAAIFGYTCINDVTAIEILNRDPGYAQWTRSKSFNTFGVFGPYITTDVDPSKLTIKTILNDQERQNYPVVDMIFPPAKLISLISQDVPLQAGDIIACGTSVGVGSMKPGSTVSIIIDGVGRLDNRFE; from the coding sequence ATGGCGCAATGGCTCAGATTTCAACATCAAGGCAAATCCGGCTTAGGACAAATACAGGGCGATCAAATTGCCGTGTATACCGGCGATCTATTTAATAATCCCCAGGCTACTGGAGAGTCATTAATGCTGTCTAATGTCACCATCGATATCCCATGCACCCCATCGAAAATGGTTGCCATGGTCGACAACTTTCATGCACTGGTGACTAAGCTTGAGCATGCCGTACCGGCAGAGCCCTTATATTTTCTGAAAGGCAATAACTCTTTCTTGGCCGCCAATCAAGTGATTCGCACGCCAAAGTCATACTCTGGAAAAGTCGTTTATGAAGGCGAACTCGGCATTGTCATTGGCAAACCATGTCATGAAGTTGATGAATCACAAGCAGCTGCTGCAATTTTTGGCTACACCTGCATTAATGATGTCACTGCAATTGAGATTTTGAATCGCGATCCTGGATACGCGCAATGGACACGCTCTAAGAGTTTTAATACCTTTGGCGTCTTTGGCCCCTACATCACCACTGATGTAGACCCAAGCAAGTTAACAATTAAAACCATTCTGAATGATCAAGAGCGTCAGAACTATCCCGTTGTTGACATGATTTTCCCGCCAGCAAAATTGATCAGCCTGATATCTCAAGATGTTCCACTACAAGCTGGCGACATTATTGCTTGCGGAACTTCCGTGGGCGTTGGCTCTATGAAACCCGGCAGCACTGTCAGCATCATCATTGATGGCGTTGGACGCTTAGATAATCGTTTTGAATAA
- a CDS encoding squalene/phytoene synthase family protein has product MNSAPYPKENPNSDLAYQKAILGSVSRTFALTIPLLPPAIEAVVGNTYLLCRIVDTIEDAAELSPIEKQGLSKLFLEAVLGNISVEAFVSPCLKALKDYSNVDELDLIAHTPTVLRILHTFPDKDRAAISRCVSIMSDGMSHFHGRQTQEGLKDLAEFEEYCYVVAGVVGELLTSIFSNYSISFAKQIQGHEQLAVAFGQALQMTNILKDSPEDRARGVSWKPASMSQSELLRIAYEKLQDSMSYILLIPQNEVGMRRFCFLAFGLAVMTLEKIATRKEFSNKSEVKLSRNAVWSFYTFTKIAAGNAFLMKAFFFAASSQLRKLSAKKP; this is encoded by the coding sequence GTGAATTCCGCCCCATACCCTAAAGAGAACCCCAATAGCGATCTGGCCTATCAAAAGGCGATTTTGGGTTCCGTATCGCGCACCTTTGCACTCACTATCCCCCTCCTGCCTCCCGCTATTGAGGCGGTGGTTGGTAACACCTACTTACTGTGTCGGATTGTTGACACGATTGAAGATGCTGCCGAACTCAGCCCAATCGAGAAGCAAGGTCTATCTAAGCTCTTTTTAGAAGCGGTTCTAGGAAATATTTCGGTAGAGGCTTTTGTAAGCCCCTGCCTAAAGGCGCTGAAGGACTACTCCAATGTCGATGAGCTCGATTTAATTGCGCATACACCCACTGTTCTTCGTATTCTGCATACCTTTCCTGATAAGGATCGGGCAGCCATTAGCCGCTGTGTTTCGATCATGTCGGATGGCATGTCCCATTTCCATGGAAGACAAACGCAAGAAGGACTAAAAGATCTCGCAGAATTTGAGGAGTATTGCTATGTAGTAGCCGGAGTAGTGGGAGAGCTTCTGACAAGTATTTTTAGCAATTACTCGATTAGCTTTGCAAAACAGATTCAAGGGCACGAACAACTGGCCGTCGCCTTTGGCCAAGCTCTGCAAATGACTAATATTCTGAAAGACTCCCCAGAAGACCGTGCACGTGGTGTTTCTTGGAAGCCTGCATCAATGAGTCAATCTGAGCTACTCAGAATTGCCTACGAAAAGCTGCAAGACTCCATGAGCTACATTCTCTTAATTCCACAAAATGAAGTGGGTATGAGGCGCTTCTGCTTTCTAGCCTTCGGGCTTGCAGTCATGACACTTGAAAAAATTGCCACCAGAAAAGAATTTAGCAATAAGTCCGAGGTAAAACTTTCTAGAAATGCAGTTTGGAGTTTTTATACCTTTACAAAGATTGCAGCCGGCAATGCCTTCTTAATGAAAGCATTCTTTTTCGCAGCATCTAGCCAACTCAGAAAACTATCTGCAAAGAAACCTTAG
- a CDS encoding sodium:solute symporter family protein, with protein MLIWFVIIYWVVSVGIGLWAALRVKNTADFAAAGHSLPLPIVTATVFATWFGSETVLGIPATFLKEGLGGIVSDPFGSSMCLILVGLFFARHLYNRRMLTIGDFFREKYGRTVEVLVTLCIVVSYLGWVAAQIKALGLVFNVVSEGSITQTGGMLIGAGSVLIYTLFGGMWSVAITDFIQMIIIVVGMLYIGGEMTAQTGGIGVVLEHAAAAGQFSNFWPDMNLASILGFTAALCTMMLGSIPQQDVFQRITSSKNVNIAVQAALLGGVLYFIFAFVPLYLAYSATIISPDLVKQYLYTDPQMILPKLILNHAPLIAQVMFFGALLSAIKSCASATLLAPSVTFAENIVRGFFKHLSDQDLLKVMRITVLCFAVVVTFFAINSNLSIFKMVENAYKVTLVAAFVPLAFGVYWSRANSLGGLLSVVCGLTVWISCEVLAPEAILPPQLAGLFASIAGMLLGGLVPRARLIAS; from the coding sequence ATGTTGATTTGGTTTGTCATCATCTATTGGGTGGTATCTGTAGGTATTGGGCTCTGGGCTGCGCTACGGGTCAAAAATACTGCTGACTTTGCTGCAGCAGGTCACAGCCTCCCTTTGCCGATTGTTACTGCTACGGTATTTGCTACCTGGTTTGGTTCTGAAACCGTATTGGGTATCCCAGCCACCTTTTTGAAGGAAGGGCTTGGGGGTATTGTTTCTGATCCTTTCGGTTCCTCCATGTGCTTGATCTTGGTTGGACTCTTTTTTGCGCGCCACCTCTACAACCGCCGCATGCTCACGATTGGGGATTTCTTTAGAGAAAAGTATGGCCGCACCGTTGAGGTATTGGTCACGCTCTGTATTGTGGTCTCCTACTTGGGTTGGGTGGCTGCGCAGATTAAAGCCCTTGGCCTTGTCTTTAACGTTGTTTCAGAAGGTAGCATTACCCAAACTGGCGGCATGCTCATTGGTGCGGGTAGTGTTCTCATTTATACGCTCTTTGGTGGTATGTGGTCAGTTGCAATTACTGACTTTATTCAGATGATCATTATTGTGGTGGGCATGCTGTACATCGGAGGTGAGATGACAGCTCAAACTGGTGGCATTGGTGTTGTCTTGGAGCATGCCGCCGCCGCTGGGCAGTTCTCTAACTTCTGGCCTGATATGAATCTGGCTTCTATCCTCGGCTTTACGGCTGCCTTGTGCACCATGATGCTGGGCTCTATTCCGCAGCAAGACGTATTTCAGCGGATCACCTCCTCCAAGAACGTCAACATTGCGGTGCAAGCTGCTTTGCTTGGTGGGGTGCTGTATTTCATATTCGCATTTGTACCGCTATATCTGGCCTATTCAGCAACCATCATTAGCCCAGATTTAGTGAAGCAGTATCTATATACCGATCCGCAAATGATTTTGCCAAAACTGATTTTGAATCATGCTCCGCTGATCGCGCAGGTGATGTTTTTTGGTGCCTTGCTATCAGCCATCAAGAGTTGCGCAAGCGCTACTTTGCTGGCACCCTCGGTGACCTTCGCTGAAAATATTGTGAGAGGTTTTTTTAAACACCTATCCGACCAAGACTTGCTGAAAGTAATGCGCATCACAGTGCTCTGTTTTGCAGTCGTAGTCACCTTCTTTGCTATTAACTCGAATTTATCGATTTTTAAGATGGTTGAGAACGCCTATAAAGTGACTTTGGTCGCTGCTTTTGTACCACTGGCTTTCGGGGTGTATTGGTCTAGAGCCAATTCTTTAGGTGGATTGTTATCAGTGGTTTGCGGCCTTACTGTGTGGATTAGTTGCGAAGTTCTTGCCCCTGAAGCTATTCTCCCCCCTCAGTTGGCTGGGTTATTTGCCAGTATTGCGGGCATGCTTTTAGGCGGATTGGTGCCTAGGGCTAGATTGATTGCGAGTTGA
- a CDS encoding glycine/sarcosine/betaine reductase selenoprotein B family protein, producing MSKNSELQFAPELDQPVRYIERTRNYYLGLGYETPYVWAHYIEVPFTPLQKPLNQSILGLVTTAVPFDASKGPQGPGASYNAAAKFYDPYIRSIDEDADLRIAHVGIDRRNANMQDSNCWFPLDASRRAIAKGRIQSLSQHFYGLPTNRSQRHTLEIDAPLILSKMRADHVDVAVLIPNCPICHQSQSLLARYLEAAGIPTVIMGAAKDIVEYCGVPRFLFSDFPLGNAAALPNDIESQDSNFELALRLLEGAPGARTTVQSPLVWASDPAWKLDYSNLERLTAEEIARLRDEAEKARITARDIRVKSVGA from the coding sequence ATGAGCAAAAATTCTGAATTGCAGTTTGCGCCCGAATTAGACCAGCCCGTTCGCTATATTGAGCGCACTCGTAATTACTATCTTGGTTTGGGGTATGAAACACCCTATGTTTGGGCGCACTACATTGAAGTGCCTTTTACCCCACTGCAAAAGCCGCTCAATCAATCGATCCTGGGCTTAGTCACCACCGCAGTACCCTTTGATGCCAGCAAAGGTCCTCAAGGACCTGGCGCATCCTATAACGCTGCAGCTAAGTTTTACGATCCTTATATCCGCTCAATTGACGAGGATGCAGACTTGCGTATTGCGCACGTTGGTATTGATAGGCGGAACGCGAATATGCAGGATAGCAATTGTTGGTTTCCATTGGATGCATCCAGACGGGCTATTGCTAAGGGGCGTATTCAATCCTTGTCCCAGCATTTTTATGGTCTACCCACTAATCGTAGTCAACGACATACTCTGGAGATTGATGCGCCCTTGATTCTGAGTAAGATGCGTGCAGATCACGTTGATGTTGCCGTGCTGATTCCGAATTGCCCGATCTGTCATCAAAGTCAAAGTTTGTTGGCGCGTTATCTGGAGGCTGCCGGTATTCCAACAGTCATCATGGGTGCAGCAAAAGATATTGTGGAGTATTGCGGTGTGCCACGTTTCCTCTTTAGTGATTTTCCGCTGGGTAATGCTGCAGCGCTGCCCAATGATATTGAATCGCAAGACTCCAATTTTGAATTAGCTCTTCGTTTGTTAGAGGGTGCTCCAGGTGCGCGAACAACGGTGCAGTCCCCTTTAGTTTGGGCTTCTGATCCTGCCTGGAAATTAGATTATTCCAATCTTGAACGACTTACCGCTGAGGAAATTGCGCGCTTGCGTGATGAGGCAGAAAAGGCGCGCATCACTGCACGCGATATCAGAGTCAAAAGTGTTGGTGCTTAG
- a CDS encoding 2-dehydropantoate 2-reductase codes for MKICVIGGGGAIGGYLAVMLARAGNDVTVVARGTTLAAIKERGLALIMDDQPEPLVAQVKAVEKIRDAETPDVVILAVKAHQVEPIIEDLAAIMGPETILIPMQNGIPWWYFQKLGGDYQDHSVETVDAGGVAKNAINPNNIIGCVVYPATFTQAPGVIRHVEGNRFPLGELDGKQTDRIQKMSEMMSAAGFKSPILEDIRSEIWLKLWGNMTFNPISSLTHGTLEGICQYPLTKELARNMMAEAQTIAEKLGVTFRVDIERRIAGAEKVGKHKTSMLQDLEAGRSLEIDALLGSVIELGKITETPTPCLNTVFALTKYLDENVQASKGSLALPSVSGY; via the coding sequence ATGAAAATCTGTGTGATCGGTGGAGGGGGCGCAATTGGCGGTTACCTTGCTGTCATGTTGGCGCGAGCTGGCAATGATGTCACGGTTGTTGCGCGTGGCACTACATTAGCTGCGATCAAAGAACGCGGACTGGCATTGATTATGGATGACCAGCCTGAGCCTTTGGTTGCCCAGGTAAAAGCAGTTGAAAAAATTCGAGATGCAGAAACGCCAGACGTAGTGATTTTGGCGGTGAAGGCGCATCAGGTTGAGCCGATCATTGAAGATCTTGCTGCCATCATGGGCCCAGAAACTATATTGATTCCGATGCAGAATGGAATTCCATGGTGGTACTTCCAGAAGTTGGGTGGTGACTATCAAGACCATTCAGTTGAAACAGTGGACGCTGGTGGTGTTGCGAAGAATGCAATTAATCCAAACAACATTATTGGTTGCGTGGTGTATCCAGCCACCTTTACCCAAGCCCCTGGCGTAATTCGTCACGTTGAGGGAAATCGTTTTCCATTGGGTGAGCTAGATGGCAAGCAGACCGATCGTATTCAGAAGATGTCTGAAATGATGTCAGCCGCTGGATTTAAATCACCAATCCTGGAGGATATTCGCTCTGAAATTTGGTTGAAGTTGTGGGGCAATATGACTTTCAATCCAATCAGCTCGTTGACTCATGGCACATTGGAAGGCATTTGCCAGTATCCGCTTACCAAAGAGTTGGCTCGCAACATGATGGCTGAAGCACAAACTATTGCTGAGAAGTTGGGTGTGACTTTCCGTGTCGATATTGAGCGTCGTATTGCTGGTGCCGAAAAAGTGGGCAAACACAAAACATCGATGTTGCAAGACTTGGAAGCGGGCCGTAGCTTAGAGATCGATGCTTTATTAGGCTCTGTGATTGAGCTTGGCAAGATTACCGAAACACCAACACCTTGCCTCAATACGGTCTTTGCATTAACTAAGTACCTTGATGAAAATGTTCAAGCATCTAAAGGAAGCTTGGCATTACCTTCAGTTTCTGGTTACTAA
- a CDS encoding methylated-DNA--[protein]-cysteine S-methyltransferase, whose amino-acid sequence MPTPTSTEYCVIPAPFGCLGVQTELVDGSLMISKVDYLPPKTTLHPPRNELAKAFSIQCIQYFKDASSVFDVPLKPAGTAHQQKVWNATLAIGVGETSTYGEIAKKIKSGPRAVGTACGANPYPLVTPCHRVVSAQGLGGFMKEDAPGFYRQIKIWLLKHEGVL is encoded by the coding sequence ATGCCCACCCCGACATCAACCGAGTATTGCGTGATACCCGCCCCATTTGGGTGTCTGGGTGTGCAAACTGAGTTGGTAGACGGTAGTTTGATGATTTCAAAAGTCGATTACCTGCCCCCTAAAACTACATTGCACCCTCCTAGGAATGAATTGGCCAAGGCTTTTTCAATACAGTGCATTCAATATTTCAAGGATGCATCATCAGTGTTTGATGTTCCCCTCAAACCTGCGGGAACGGCGCATCAGCAAAAAGTTTGGAATGCGACCCTAGCTATTGGCGTTGGGGAGACGAGCACCTATGGTGAGATTGCTAAGAAGATTAAAAGTGGGCCCCGCGCAGTCGGAACGGCTTGCGGTGCTAACCCCTATCCCTTGGTGACACCTTGCCACAGAGTGGTTTCCGCCCAAGGCCTTGGGGGTTTTATGAAAGAAGATGCTCCAGGTTTTTATCGCCAGATCAAAATTTGGCTCTTAAAGCATGAGGGTGTGCTCTAA